A single region of the Gossypium arboreum isolate Shixiya-1 chromosome 12, ASM2569848v2, whole genome shotgun sequence genome encodes:
- the LOC128285249 gene encoding transcription factor AIG1-like → MAAYYFNDNIFLSGNCYSGFLDPFSRDLGPCNGISQSLVLDNEKSELVVKSPVKVGKKSVAEEKVIAALKSHSEAERRRRERINAHLDTLRNLLPYREKCGWFIFYRLLSLCFLLKRFLSCLSFLLIISSNGRKTKGGIF, encoded by the exons ATGGCTGCTTACTATTTCAACGACAACATTTTTTTATCTGGGAATTGTTATTCTGGTTTCCTCGATCCCTTTTCCCGTGATTTGGGTCCATGCAATGGGATTTCACAGTCCTTGGTTTTGGATAATGAGAAAAGTGAGCTGGTGGTGAAGTCGCCGGTGAAGGTTGGGAAGAAAAGCGTGGCGGAAGAGAAAGTTATAGCGGCTTTAAAGAGTCATAGCGAAGCTGAGAGGAGGAGGAGAGAAAGGATTAATGCTCACCTGGACACCCTCCGTAATCTCTTGCCATATAGAGAAAAG TGCGGATGGTTCATCTTTTATCGTTTACTCTCTCTTTGTTTCCTTTTGAAGAGATTTTTAAGCTGCTTATCTTTTCTCTTGATAATAAGCTCTAACGGCAGAAAAACAAAAGGAGGGATCTTTTGA